TTTGAAACAGGCAGATCAGATAAGTCAAATCAAGACTCAATTAAACATTTTGATGAGAAACAGAACATCAACTAAAACACAGTTAAGTCTTGTTGAGGACAATCTCTCTTCAAATCCGGAAGTTCATCATGGTCCTTATGAAGAGTTAGAGCAGTTCTTTCCCGGGGTTAATATTCGTAAAATATCTGAAATTGAATCTTTCCATGAAAAATTAAGTGAAATACTAATGGCTGAATATGAGCAACAGAGAAAAGAGTTGAGCAAAAATTTTGAACGATTAAACCATGAAATTGATAGCCTGAAAAATCAGCTTTCTAAGCATGGAGAGCCAGCAAACTATTCAACTACTTACCTGAATAAATACAAAGAGTTAAATCTTGCTATAGAAAGACTTGAAGCACAAAACCGAGATTATCTTTTGGTTGAGGAATTAAATGTTTCAAAGAAGGGTGTCAAAGAACAACTTCAGAAAGTTGAAGAAGCTGAATTGCGTAGAATTGAGAGTAGCATCAATGAACAAATGGTGCGATTTAACGATAGAATCTACGAGAAAAAAAGAAAAGCTCCTGTACTAGATTTAGACAGCGGTACAACTTATGAATTTTATACACCTGATGATAGCGGTACAGGAACTTCATATAAAAGTCTTATTGTATTTGACTTGAGTGTTTTAGAAACGACTATGTTGCCTGCACTGGCACATGATTCGCTTCTATTTAAAAACATCGGTGACGAACCACTCAATAAGATTATTCAGCTATACACAGAATTTGACAAACAAATATTCATTGCTTTTGACAAAGGAGAATCTTACTCAGAAGAAACGAGCCTGATTCTTAATAGCACTGCTGTCATTCGCCTTAACGAAAATGGCGATGAACTATTTGGACGCTCATGGAATATCAAGGAGTGAGAATTATGGGTATCAGTCTAAGCTACAACCGATTATGGAAACTGTTGATAGATAGAGGAATGACTAAGCAGGATCTTCGAAAAATCACAGGTCTAAGCTCTGCCCCAATTGCTAAGTTAGGCAAAGGTCAGAATGTTAACACTGATGTTCTAATTAGAATATGTAATGCATTGAACTGTGATTTACACGACATTGTAGAAACTGTTCATGATGAAAATAATAATGGTAAGGAGACTTAAAATGAGTGCTGTTAGTGATAGAAATATAGCGATAAAACGGATTCTGGACACTCTATATGCCAGAGCGATAGATAATAATCTACCAATTGATGAAAGTGAATATCAAGAATCCTTGGATATGTTATTTTCAACAACGGCTTGGGGATTTAGGGAAATCCTCTTAGTTGTAGTTGTTGGTATGAACCTCGATTCTTCCTTTAGGGCATCCACAGGTCTTTACGATTGCAATCCAAGGGCAATTTATGAAGGACCTATCAAAGACTTTCTTATAGAAAAAGAGATACCCCACCGCAAATCTGGTCCGCTTAACATTGCAAAAGCAACTGTTGGCTTAGATACCACCTGGGCTGCACAGAGAAGACCTGCAAAAGTTGCTTTTGAAGTTGTTAACCTAATTCAATACATGGAAAATACAGAAGGTAACTCTATTAATAAAATAAATAATATTGGTGTCTCTTTATTACGCAGATTAATTTCCGAATCAAAACGTATTGAAGCACTTACTGTTGAAATTGAACCATCGGCAGATCCAGAGTTTTTATACTATTTGTGTTATGAGTTAATTACGAAAGTTCCGGATGCTGGAAACACACCACAGAAGATAATTGCTTTCTTGTTGAAAAATTATCATAAATCCATGGATACAGGAATTATTGTAACCGGAGAAGAGGATCGTGCTTCTGTAACAAGCACAACAAGTAAAAAACCTGGTGATGTAAATGAGGAATCTTCATGTGGTATCATTTATAAAGTCTACGAAGTTACGGTTAAACCTTTTGACTTAGCTAGAATCCGAGACTCATACGATAGTATATTAAAATATAACAGAGCAAATAATACTAGTTTAGATGAAATAATGGTAATCTGTCGTAAGGAAGATTGTCCAATCGATATTAAAAATAGCGGTCTACATTCATTTATTGGTAGCTATGGATATCAAAACATCACGTACTACTATTTAGATATTTACGAGTGGATTTCAGATAGACTTTACCATATGACCCAAGAAGGCCGTATTGCTTTCTACAATGATTTGAATTCCTACATATCGGATATAAATACAGCTGAAACTGTTAAGGTATTATGGAGTAATTTACATCAATGAATAATTAAAGACATGAGAGGCTAGCGTTATAATCTAACACCAGCCTCTCATGTCTTATTTATTGCTTATTTCTAAATAGTTTATAGTTGCTTTTGCTACTGCTTCTGCTAATTTACATGGTACGGCATTCCCTATTTGAGTATAGATTTTCCCTTTATTGCCGCAAAATATATAGTCATCTGGAAACGTTTGAATTCGAGCAGCTTCTTTTATTGTTATACGTCTTAGTCTGGAAGGTGCCTCGTTAAACTCAGGTGCTATTGTCCCATCTTGTAATTTTTTATGATAGTCAACAACCCAATCTTCGTTAGCATCTCCGTAAAGATAATCTTCATCCACGAATGGTGTCTTGTTCCCTCCCATAGAGGCAGGTAGCGTATTTGCATATCCATCAACATCAATCGGTCTTCCTTGCCCGTTAAAGTACATACCTGCATAAGGTGACTTTCTCATCACAGGACGAGTAGCAAATGTTATTTTCGCTGTACAAGTGAGTGGATTAGACTCTGTTCCAGCACGACCTATTCCATTCAAAACTTCTTTAATAACAGGTGCCTTAGTTTTTTGTTCTTCTAGCAGATTATTCATATTATATTCGAAGAAAGGATCTTGATTATCTTTAATTCCAATAAAGAAAACTCTTACTCTTTTTTGTGGAACACCAAACTCTGTCGCATTTAATACAATTGGAATGCATAAGTATCCCATTTCACGAGTTCTATTCATGAATTTTTCTCTCACTGCGCTCCATTTTTCCAAGACTCCTAAGGCCTTAACATTTTCCATTACAAATGCTTTAGGTTGTACTATCTCTACCGCATCAAGAAATGTGAATATTAGTTTACTACGCTCATCATCAGGATCCATTTTACCTGCCACAGAAAATCCTTGACACGGTGGTCCTCCAAAAACAAAATCTATACCTCTATAGAGCGCAAGGCTATCAATAACATTGTTTATATCATCATTTACCATTACACCGTTTGAGTGATTCGCATTATATGTTTCTGCAGCCTCTTTCATTAGCTCGTTAGCAAATACAGTTTTAATACCAGCTTTTTCGAAGCCGATATCCATACCCCCAGCCCCAGTAAACAATGAAATAGCACTATATTGGTTACTCATTATTCGTCCCCCCATCATCATCTTTACAGATGCGTAAAATCAAAGAACCATCGGAAGCATCCAAGTATATATCAAATTTTGTTTTTCCTTTTTCTACATTCATATTGGAAAGAATTGCTTTGGGTAAACGAACTCTCATGTCCTGTTGCAAAAGATATGTATCTAAATAAATATATGAATTAGTCATACATCTTCCTCCTAAGCACTAGCTTAGTCTAATTATACCCTAATTTCAGTCTAACTTCAAGACTGATTATAGACAGTCATCTTGTCAACTCATTATTATTTTGCCAACCATCTTATCAACTCACTTAGCCATCAGCGGCATTTGCCGATGTCTTTTCAAATTCATCAATCTTGGATAACTTCCCTCAAAGCCAAAATCCGTGATTATCCTTCCGGCTTAGAACCAGACCTTAAATCACGGAAAGCCTTTATTTACTTATCTTGTTACACCCTTACTTATTCGCCCTTGACATCAATACTAC
This genomic interval from Bacillota bacterium contains the following:
- a CDS encoding DUF2326 domain-containing protein, with translation MLKKIQCDKFISKGQVRPPIEFKKGLNTILGGVNANNSIGKSTLLLIIDFAYGGNSYLDSDAVNQVGLHTINFEFEFSGTSYFFSRSTTQRTTINKCDEQFNFIEEINIKDFLSFLQKQYGVNFYGSSFRELISRYFRIYGKNNHDEKKPLHSDPREKNVAAITALEKLFNSFEVIESYRTEFKKVSDKLDALKKAKKQDVISYGSITTKKRYNENLNELEKLKDDLRDHTVSNNSNYVDLDLKQADQISQIKTQLNILMRNRTSTKTQLSLVEDNLSSNPEVHHGPYEELEQFFPGVNIRKISEIESFHEKLSEILMAEYEQQRKELSKNFERLNHEIDSLKNQLSKHGEPANYSTTYLNKYKELNLAIERLEAQNRDYLLVEELNVSKKGVKEQLQKVEEAELRRIESSINEQMVRFNDRIYEKKRKAPVLDLDSGTTYEFYTPDDSGTGTSYKSLIVFDLSVLETTMLPALAHDSLLFKNIGDEPLNKIIQLYTEFDKQIFIAFDKGESYSEETSLILNSTAVIRLNENGDELFGRSWNIKE
- a CDS encoding helix-turn-helix transcriptional regulator translates to MSLSYNRLWKLLIDRGMTKQDLRKITGLSSAPIAKLGKGQNVNTDVLIRICNALNCDLHDIVETVHDENNNGKET
- a CDS encoding DNA cytosine methyltransferase encodes the protein MSNQYSAISLFTGAGGMDIGFEKAGIKTVFANELMKEAAETYNANHSNGVMVNDDINNVIDSLALYRGIDFVFGGPPCQGFSVAGKMDPDDERSKLIFTFLDAVEIVQPKAFVMENVKALGVLEKWSAVREKFMNRTREMGYLCIPIVLNATEFGVPQKRVRVFFIGIKDNQDPFFEYNMNNLLEEQKTKAPVIKEVLNGIGRAGTESNPLTCTAKITFATRPVMRKSPYAGMYFNGQGRPIDVDGYANTLPASMGGNKTPFVDEDYLYGDANEDWVVDYHKKLQDGTIAPEFNEAPSRLRRITIKEAARIQTFPDDYIFCGNKGKIYTQIGNAVPCKLAEAVAKATINYLEISNK